The following are encoded in a window of Candidatus Eisenbacteria bacterium genomic DNA:
- a CDS encoding UPF0164 family protein, which translates to MDRDLRSGPLGSPGAGGGPRDVDPGEPGNGRLVPVSLRAYPGRLLPGVTGGISVRDLDPVPGVCLSEPIAFRHHVHPLPARGPGPRGAPQDHGSHGARGRGARDGICRPARIGRARHSVEPRRPGERRLPMPRRGRIGPRRRSQVHQIGRPPMIPLEENFMHRFHRSQVTALALLWMIFAPTAALAAAGEAGFAFLKLGVGARPMGMGSAYVALATDPTAVYWNPAGLADAEGAQVVLMHNEWIQDFRQEFAAVSGSLGPGRFGLGLAGFYTSELEERDDVGNLTGHFGFNDLAATGAYAYRFAPQAAGGVAVKFIREMIDQENATAVAFDLGGRLGIGRTGVALAAAVQNLGGDAKFVSESFPLPRTLRAGASLSRAIPSLEGKGALSAEVRKARGDDARFHLGGELEYKERVALRAGAKFGYDDEKLSFGVGLIRSRFHFDYALVPLSSDLGTSHFFSVTARL; encoded by the coding sequence ATGGATCGAGACCTTCGATCAGGTCCCCTTGGATCCCCGGGTGCAGGTGGAGGTCCACGCGACGTCGATCCCGGTGAGCCCGGGAACGGTCGCCTGGTCCCAGTATCGCTACGGGCCTACCCGGGACGGCTTCTTCCCGGCGTCACCGGCGGGATCTCCGTCCGGGACCTCGATCCTGTCCCAGGTGTATGCCTTTCCGAACCCATCGCGTTCCGGCACCACGTTCATCCATTACCGGCTCGGGGGCCAGGCCCGCGGGGTGCGCCTCAAGATCATGGATCCCACGGGGCACGTGGTCGCGGAGCCCGCGACGGGATCTGCCGACCTGCTCGGATCGGCCGAGCACGCCATTCCGTGGAGCCACGCCGCCCAGGCGAGCGGCGTCTACCTATGCCGCGTCGAGGTCGAATCGGACCGCGGCGTCGAAGTCAAGTTCACCAAATTGGCCGTCCTCCGATGATTCCTCTTGAGGAGAACTTCATGCATCGTTTCCATCGTTCTCAGGTGACTGCGCTCGCGCTGCTCTGGATGATCTTCGCTCCCACGGCCGCGCTTGCCGCCGCCGGTGAGGCCGGCTTCGCCTTCCTGAAGCTCGGAGTCGGCGCGCGCCCCATGGGAATGGGGAGCGCGTACGTCGCGCTCGCGACCGACCCGACGGCGGTCTACTGGAATCCGGCCGGCCTCGCGGACGCGGAGGGCGCTCAGGTCGTCCTGATGCACAACGAGTGGATCCAGGACTTCCGCCAGGAGTTCGCGGCGGTGTCCGGCTCGCTGGGACCGGGAAGGTTCGGCCTCGGGCTCGCGGGCTTCTATACCTCAGAGCTCGAGGAACGCGACGACGTGGGGAACCTCACGGGGCATTTCGGCTTCAACGACCTCGCCGCGACCGGCGCCTACGCGTACCGCTTCGCGCCGCAGGCGGCGGGCGGCGTGGCGGTGAAATTCATCCGCGAGATGATCGACCAAGAGAACGCGACCGCGGTCGCGTTCGATCTAGGCGGCCGGCTGGGGATCGGGCGGACCGGGGTGGCGCTCGCCGCGGCGGTGCAGAATCTGGGCGGCGACGCGAAGTTCGTATCGGAATCCTTCCCGCTGCCGAGGACCCTCCGCGCGGGGGCTTCGCTGTCGCGGGCGATTCCGAGCCTCGAGGGGAAGGGAGCGCTCAGCGCGGAAGTGCGCAAGGCGCGGGGCGACGACGCGCGCTTCCACCTGGGTGGTGAGCTCGAGTACAAGGAGCGGGTCGCGCTTCGGGCGGGGGCCAAGTTCGGATACGACGACGAGAAGCTGAGCTTCGGCGTGGGGTTGATCCGCAGCCGCTTTCATTTCGATTACGCGCTCGTTCCTCTATCCTCCGATCTGGGTACCTCGCACTTCTTCTCGGTCACGGCCCGCCTCTAG
- a CDS encoding UDP-2,3-diacylglucosamine diphosphatase: MPEPRCAYFVADAHLGQGSSDSNRGRERDLLRLFDLVLSERAALYVVGDLFDFWFEYGHTVPKRYVAVLQRLGELRRAGLPVTYVGGNHDFWIGDYLRRELDVAFTDAPLPLTIQGRRILLAHGDGMGPGDRGYKLLKRVLRNRLSRWLFRWIHPDIGIPLATMTSRTSRDHAPRVKRSEGWLLETLARPVFHDGFDALVLAHFHIPVHRRESDGELVVLGDWIERRTYARLEGGVFRLEDFRDGPAS; encoded by the coding sequence ATGCCCGAGCCCAGATGCGCCTATTTCGTCGCGGACGCCCACCTGGGCCAGGGATCCTCCGATTCCAATCGGGGGCGGGAGCGCGATCTCCTGCGCCTGTTCGACCTTGTCCTCTCGGAGCGAGCCGCGCTCTACGTCGTCGGCGACCTCTTCGATTTCTGGTTCGAGTACGGCCACACGGTGCCGAAGCGCTACGTGGCCGTGCTGCAAAGGCTCGGCGAGCTGCGCCGCGCGGGGCTCCCCGTTACATACGTCGGCGGAAATCACGATTTCTGGATCGGAGATTACTTGAGACGCGAGCTCGACGTCGCGTTCACCGACGCTCCGCTCCCCCTCACGATCCAGGGTCGGCGCATCCTTCTCGCGCACGGGGACGGGATGGGTCCCGGGGATCGAGGCTACAAGCTCCTCAAGCGCGTGCTCCGGAACAGGCTCTCGCGTTGGCTCTTCCGCTGGATTCACCCCGATATCGGCATCCCGCTCGCCACGATGACCTCGCGCACGAGCCGCGATCACGCCCCGCGCGTCAAGCGGAGCGAAGGTTGGCTGCTGGAAACGCTCGCCCGGCCGGTCTTTCACGACGGCTTCGACGCCTTGGTGCTGGCGCACTTCCACATTCCGGTGCACCGCCGGGAAAGCGACGGGGAGCTGGTCGTTCTCGGAGATTGGATCGAGCGGAGGACCTACGCGCGGCTCGAGGGAGGCGTGTTCCGGCTCGAGGACTTCCGCGACGGGCCGGCCTCCTAG